One segment of Drosophila ananassae strain 14024-0371.13 chromosome 3R, ASM1763931v2, whole genome shotgun sequence DNA contains the following:
- the LOC6502471 gene encoding uncharacterized protein LOC6502471 → MATHSFKDNSAQETDHRNLHSIPVPIDAEYIKTLRRKWIEYFWSLSKTPTEIKLAEERASRASQMVSSNQKKALEKSLVSPKPIRPLTALYSSPRTTTRMKKVMQKMSKSRSQSPRKLNFSFCPECGFVNCALSHKEHAEKMRQRLKKLLTQHPSLKPKKKNIR, encoded by the coding sequence ATGGCTACCCATTCCTTTAAGGATAATTCTGCGCAGGAAACAGACCACCGTAATTTACACAGCATCCCCGTACCAATAGATGCTGAATATATAAAGACTCTTCGGCGAAAGTGGATCGAATATTTTTGGAGCCTGTCCAAAACTCCTACTGAGATAAAGCTTGCTGAAGAACGGGCCAGTCGTGCCAGTCAAATGGTCTCAAGCAACCAAAAGAAGGCATTGGAAAAGTCCTTGGTGAGTCCGAAACCCATCCGACCCTTAACGGCCCTCTACAGTTCTCCACGAACCACTACCCGGATGAAGAAGGTTATGCAAAAAATGAGTAAATCTAGGTCACAATCGCCacggaaattgaatttttctttttgtccTGAATGTGGCTTTGTAAACTGCGCCCTGTCTCATAAGGAGCATGCGGAAAAGATGCGTCAGCggctaaaaaaattattaaccCAGCATCCAAGtttaaaacccaaaaaaaaaaatattaggtaA